A stretch of Eleutherodactylus coqui strain aEleCoq1 chromosome 9, aEleCoq1.hap1, whole genome shotgun sequence DNA encodes these proteins:
- the LOC136578569 gene encoding lymphocyte antigen 6E-like, with the protein MAAYTSLLLVIALCAATAHSLKCYTCIGELTNANCLRETECSRGESYCQTAVATATAHGQSATGISKVCTSSCTPYSDSNSIASVSVSCCTTDLCNYSGSGGGSGSASGGSGGASGGASIRSSCAAIILDLGSVLIILKSSVL; encoded by the exons ATGGCAGCGTACACAAGCCTCCTCCTGGTGATCGCCCTCTGTGCAGCGACAG CTCACTCTCTGAAATGCTACACTTGTATTGGAGAACTGACCAACGCCAACTGCCTGAGGGAGACAGAATGCAGCCGTGGTGAATCGTATTGTCAGACGGCGGTGGCCACAGCAACAGCCC ATGGGCAATCAGCTACCGGCATTTCTAAGGTGTGCACCTCGTCCTGCACTCCGTATAGTGACAGCAATAGCATAGCCTCCGTCTCCGTCTCCTGCTGCACCACTGATCTGTGTAACTACAGCGGCAGTGGCGGCGGCAGTGGCAGTGCCAGCGGCGGCAGTGGCGGCGCCAGCGGCGGCGCCAGCATCAGGTCCAGCTGTGCCGCCATCATCCTGGACCTGGGATCCGTCCTGATCATCCTGAAAAGCTCGGTGCTGTAA